The DNA region GGCCATCGCCAATCCCAAAGCCTATCTCGCAATCGCTGCCGTGTTTGCGGGCACGACCGTCATCGTCGAGGATCATGGCCTGGACGCTGTTGTCAAAACCGCAGTGCTCAGCATGATGATCGTGATCATCCACATGTGCTGGCTATTGGCGGGTGCCTCCTTGTCCCGCATCCTTCATGATCCGGTGAGCTCGCGCCTGGTCAATGTCTCGCTGGCGGTGCTCCTCGTGGGGATGACATTGCTCGCCTTCATCAGCTGAGGTATCGCGTGCAAACGGCCTGCCGCATGTAGGTGAGTGTAATCAGCCACCCTCGCGCCGTGCAAAATCGGTATGTTTGAAACGGCAGCAACGGGCGGGAGCGCTCATGCATGGGCTCAGGGGAGACCGGAAATCCCAGCAGCCGCTTGGGTGGCAGAGTGGCCGGATCGCGCTCTTGCTGACGAACCGCCCTGCATCGGCTAAGCTGATGCAGGCAGAGGGGCGTCATGATCACTCTCTATTCCTACCCTGAGCTCTTCGGCGTCGCCGACAATAACGGCTATGGGCTCAAGGTCTTTGCCTTCCTCAAGCTTGCCGGCGTGCCGTTCGTCCATCAGCACATCTTCGACGCCTCGGCGGCTCCGCGTGGGCAGCTTCCCTACATCGTCGACGATGGCGAGGCGATCGGTCACAGCGACACGATCATCGCGCATCTCATCCACCGCTATGGGCTGACCATCGACGACGGGCTCACCCCTATGCGGCGCGACACCGGCCATCTCGTCACCCGCATGCTCGACGATCTCTACTGGGTCATGTCCTATTCGCGCTGGAAGGACGAGGCGTTCTGGCCGGCCTTTCACAATGCGCTGGCCCGCGAGCATCCGAGCCTGACCGAGGAAGCGCTCGCGAAGGCGCGGGAATTCAACGCCAAGCGCTACCACTACCAGGGCATCGGCCGCTACGCTCCGCCGGCCGCCTATGCGCGCGGCCTCGCGGATCTGCGGGTGCTGGCCAACCTCGTCCCGGCGCAGGCCTACCTGTTCGGCCCGAAGCCGACCAGCACCGACGCTGCCATCTACGGCTTCCTCGCCAATATCTACTTCTATCCGATCGAGACGCCGCTCCGGCAGTTCGTCGTCTCGCAGGCCAATCTCGTCCGCCACTGCACCGCGATCCATGCGGCCGTCGGTTAAAGTGCCCGGCCCGAGGGGCCGGCATCCGGCGCGGGGCTCTCCGCTCTGCCCGAAGGGAAGTAGAGACTTCAACGGATAAGGCGCCGCCTTTGAACGACTAAGGACCTCGGCGAGCCGGCTGGCGAAGTCGGCTGGGGCCTTATCCATCCCTCAATCCGATCGGCACAACGAACTGGAACAGCGTCCCGTTCTTGCCATCCGACGATGCAGTAAGCTGGCCGGCATGATCCTCAATAATCATGCGGCAAATCGCCAAGCCCAATCCCATTCCATGTGTCTTCGTCGTTACAAACGCCGTAAATATGTTGTCCAACTGTTTCGGATCAACTCCCGGTCCTGAGTCCTCCACGGCGACGACAACCGCATCGCGACCACGGCGCTCAGTCCCGATCCG from Rhizobiales bacterium GAS188 includes:
- a CDS encoding Glutathione S-transferase, encoding MITLYSYPELFGVADNNGYGLKVFAFLKLAGVPFVHQHIFDASAAPRGQLPYIVDDGEAIGHSDTIIAHLIHRYGLTIDDGLTPMRRDTGHLVTRMLDDLYWVMSYSRWKDEAFWPAFHNALAREHPSLTEEALAKAREFNAKRYHYQGIGRYAPPAAYARGLADLRVLANLVPAQAYLFGPKPTSTDAAIYGFLANIYFYPIETPLRQFVVSQANLVRHCTAIHAAVG